The Vitis vinifera cultivar Pinot Noir 40024 chromosome 8, ASM3070453v1 genome segment ATATTAGCAAAAACTTTACAATATCTGTTATCCACATCAACAATGACCACCCCTCAAAACTACACAAGACTAGTAGTTCATATCATTCCAATCTCATAAAAATATGGTACAAAATGGGAtcaaaactcattttattttataattactaCATTACTTTTAGTTGAGTGAGATCAACCTAACACCCCAACTTGCCAACCACCAACTCATAATTTTCAGATTCAAGATCTGAGTACCATTTTTAATGAAAGCAATTGGATCTTCTCTTTATTCTATTAGATTCAGATACAGAACTCTCCATGGTAAATCAGAGCTATAGATTAGGTTAACAAATTGGTGATTTGGCAAAATGAGGGCCACATCTTGGTTAGAATTAGAAAGAACATCCACAAAGAGAACTAGGAAACACAAAGAAAGACTAAAATGATATCTCCAGAAAGCCACAAAAGATGCAAGCAGATTCCATAGAGATTAAATCGCAACTAGCTCATTGACCCAACTCAAGAACATGCACCCCAATTAGCCAACATGGAATCGTTTGCAACTGCTGTAAATGAGGCTTTTTGTACATCAATTTGGCATTACCTCCCCTGTAAAGAATTCTGTTGACTGCCTCGGCATATCTCCTTCAAAGACAATCTTGTCTCAGTTGTCCAGAAGAGGATGCCAGCTTCAGCCTCTCCCACTTTTATCTGAAAATCACCTCTATTGAAGTTCATTGTTAGGATGGGTTATCTGAAAACAGCATCATTCTGTAGAAGATTAGCATTTTTACATGATAAAttcaaatggaaaatgaacATCAGTACATTGAAACCAGCATGATGCCAGGACATCATTAAACAAAAGGGGCATGGGGTCACCATGATACCATATACATGAAGCACAAAGAAGCGAATTTACCCACATGTTTTAACAAGGaaaattttgtcatttttcaaAGGGAAGAGGAAGGAAAGACACACCAAACAAGTATACAAATAGGTGGTGTTTCTCATCTAACCCTGCATGCAGCAGGGCCACCTGGGGAACAATTGGGGTTTGGAGACCGACAAACAGCACCAGCCCCAACTTTGTTGGCAAATCTGTGTTGCATTCGGTAATCAGACATTCCTGCCTTGGCAAAAGGACCACCACTACCAACTGATAGGTTCTTAGTAGAAGACGAAACTTCACTTGTGCCACCACTACTATCTTGTAATGGCTCCAAAGTTTCCACTACATCACTCATTAAGGGCCTTGCTTTAGGGTTCTGGCTCAGGCAATAGTATGCCAAACTGCATGCTTTCTGTGCTGCCCTTACAGAATACTGATTCTCCAATCTAGGGTCTATTATTTGAAGCAACTTTCGCTTGTCATTCAGTTTAGGCCGGGCCCAATCAACCAAGCTCTGCTCCTTGCTAGGTCGGGTCTTGTCAACTGACTTCCTTCCCGTCAACAACTCTAGAAGAACAACTCCAAAGCTGTACACATCGCTCCTGGCAGTCAGGTGGCCTGCACATTTCATGATGACCACATTCAGAAATTTGCAAGCGGAGATACACAAACTCGGTGTTTCAGAAGTATGAGAAATCTGAAAACTATATGCAACATGCAATTAAAGATTAGTGTTTCTTCTTTAACCAAAataatcaaaaaagaaaaatataagcaaAAGAGAAAGGATTGCAAGATCAGATTGCAGGACACATAAGCAATTTAAAACAGGTAAAAGAATCAATATATTCCACAATAAGCAGGTCACTGATTGTGTCAACAACAAAAAGCACACTTGTAAATGAATAAGTTCTGATTGCTGTTTTTCCAGAGAAAACATTCtggtttggttcccagaaagaatgagaaaaaaaggaaggCCTTTTcaagctttttctttttctctcttcctctcaTGGAACCAAATAGAGCCTGAAACTCTGTTGCTTTTTCTTTATAGAAAGTATGATGGCTCTTCTTCTTAGGccctatatatattttttggtactAAATATAGTTTATAGATTTCTTTTATCAGAAAATAGTTTCTATTATCAGAGAATTTGAATAATAACCAGTATACGAGGTTTCTGGATTTGAAAGAATGTTTTTTCAAGCTAAAAACTTTAAGGGAAAATCACAATCACAACCCAAGTTGCCAGGGATATAAGCTTATCTGTGCTCAAATATAGTGAATTAGAAATCAGTTACATCTGAGGGGGATGATCTTGCAGTCCCTCTGTATGGCAAAACACGACAATTATAACTATTTATGTTATAGGCAGGCAAATAGCATGATCATTATTAGATGGTCCATGCCCCTGATGCTATCCCACTCTGTTCAAAATCACCACGCTGCCAGTCACATCTAAGAATTGATCACATGAAAAATTCAAGACCAGACATCATACTCACTGTAGAGAATGCATGTCCCAACCCATTTTACAATTGTCTTCTGACTAAGAGTATATTCTATCCTCCCACATCAGTAAGCACTAAGAGATAAAGTAATGCTGATAAATAAAGCAATTATAAGCTAGCAGGAGGCCATGAAGTAATGCTGATAAATAAAGCAATTATAAACTAACAAGAGGCCTTACCAGTCATTACATATTCGGGTGCAGCATAACCATAGGTACCCATTACACGAGTTGATACATGGGTCTCATCACCTTGTGGTCCAGCTTTTGCAAGCCCAAAGTCAGAAAGCTTGGCTGTATAATCCTGTAGATTCACCGGTGATTAGCAGGGTAAACAGGAGTGAAGCATTCTCCCATGATGgcaatgagaaaaaaatgtcTTGGCTAATGTGGTTTTAAGAAATGCTACTTACAGAGTCTAATAATATATTAGACGTTTTGAAGTCCCGATAGATTACAGGCCTTTCAGCATTATGGAGGAAAGCAAGCCCTTTCGCAGCACCCAGAGCAATCATCATCCTAGTTGCCCAAGATAATGGGACAGTCGCTTCTGAATGCCTCAGGGAAAGGCCACATCAACTTGAGTTAACAGAAACAATATGAGGAATTAAGAAGAACAATATAACTTCATGTAATGTCACTAGAATTGATAACAAAGTTTCGGTCAATAATGCCCTGAAAAATCAAGTATGCACCACAAAAGTGAATCAGGCATCAACTCAACTATGGAGGTGACTAAATCAATTAGAATCCAGGAGGACCACACAAGTCAAACCCAGCAAGATTAACAAGGAAAATGCAATTATTTGGAAGGAAGTTCATAATTTCTCTGAATGTCACCTTGTTACAGCCTTGTCTCTTTGTTTACTGGCAGTAAACCTGCGGGCACTGGGAAAGGTTGTAGTTTCACTGATGGTAATCGTAGTGATTTAGGTTCTGAGCTGAGATGAGGCAGGCAATGACTTGAGATCTCAAATACTGGTTGAGgttacaataatatataaacTGAGCCAGAGAGCTGAGGCCTAGGCTTCCATTTTTGGACTAGAAATttagatttccaaaaaaaaattacaaaattcacaAGAGGTGTAGAGCTCATGCAGGCatttaaagtcatttttctaaaaaatgaagaacCAAACTGAATTGTaactttctaaaattttgattacGGATTTAGAGCAGAAAGAGGCCTTGTAACTTTCTTGAAATAGACAaatattcatgaaaaaaaatggaaatgtgaGCGGATCTACTTTTCACTGAGTGATAGACCAAGCAGTGTTGACCTGACTCTAGATCCTATCACATACTGAGCATCAAAGATTATCTAAGGTGGTTCTCAACAGAAAAGCATGCCAAACAAGTCTACAGCCAAAGATGTGCAGGAAACTATGAGTCACTAAAAGAACACCACCTTAAAGGAGCAATGCACAGACCTAGCAGAACAGCCTTCTAAAAGTTATCCCAATTAAGATAAATACACCCAAAACTCATCGAGCTAAGTAAGTATCTTACCTCCAACAGTCTGTACTATAGGATGCTTAAAGATGAAGCTCAAAGTCTGGAATTGATCTCCAAACATCCTATAGCATGGATGACCCTGAAAACACACTCCGACTAAAATTCTATTCATGGAAACCAGTTAAACCTAACAAAGTGATCGCACAAATAGCAGTAAAAGATGAGACTTCAAACTAAAAAAGCCCTACTTGAAAAGCACACAAATGCATCATCAATAAGGTTCTTGGAGTTGTTATTATGGATATTATTAATTTCTAGTAAACCAAACACTAACAACGCATTCAATGAATAGAGAAACAAGTCCATCTTGATTCGGGCTAAGCTAAAAAGGCTTAAATTAGTAATCATTTGGCAAAGCAAAAAGAACGGAGCGTACTTCGAAACAAGTGATTTTCGAGGCTTCCTCGGAACATAAACTCGTACACAAGCAACCGGTGATCGTCCTCGCAACAATACCCTATCAACTTCACCAGATTGGGATGCCTCAGCTGCCCTAAAAAGTTCACCTCCGTCTACAGACGTAAAGACCCAGTAAAAAAATCAGTCAAAGCACCAACCCACCaaagaaagaagataaaaacACAAGCTTACAAGCCATTCTCTATGACCCTGAAATCCCTCCTTGTTCAAAACCTTGACAGCAACGGGGAGGGACTTGAGCCCAACCCTAACATTCTCATCAATGTAACCCTTGTACACAGTGCCAAATCCTCCCTCACCGAGAATGTAATCAGAGCGAAAACTCTTGGTAATAGTCTCGAGCTCGAACAATGTGAAAGCAATGACATGGGTGTAGAGGAGTGAGTTCTTGCCGGAGTCGTCAAGGTTGCGGGGAGTGGAGTGATGATCGCTCAGATCTGAGACAGAGCGGCTGTGCTTCTTTCCACAATTGGGAGCAGCATCTTTGACAGACAAGGAAGAGAGGATGTGGAGCTGCTGAACTGCAAAAGGAAGAGAGTGAGTGATGGGGAAAGGGGGTGAGAAAAGAAAAGTGGGAAATGGGGTAGATCTGGACCTTGAGCGTGAGAAACGACAGGGTTATCCTCAGTGCTGCCGCAGTTGCCCATGGTGGAAGGAGGAGGAGTGgcggaggtggtggtggtgggtgtTGAGATGATCTGGGAACTGTTGAGTGGAGCGTGGGGTGTGTATTTCTGTCACTGCGAGTTTCATTCTTGGGGTAGTGAGAGTCGTCCCCTCTCTCTACCACCACCCACTTGAACCTTTCCCAGTTTCTATGCCTCTTTCTctcactttttttaatttttattactctactaaaaaccaaaaaactcaaaaacttttttaaaaaatatttgatttattcctaaaatagacaataaataaaataactcctTCTATGCTTCATTACTTAAAAAATGGAAGcctacaaataaataaataatatagagtTGGAAAATGccatttggatttttcaaaatataaagttgATGATGTGCattgattatatattttaatatttaaaaataataattataattaaatttcatccTAAATCCTAAATagcttaatattaaaatatttaaagttatcaAGTGGTTGAATCAAAatctattctatttttaaagGGATTGATTTGATCACAAAGGTGGGTGGTCGATGGTCATTTGAGTGTAGGACTAATTGCCCTTTATTCAACATCCATGTTTACTTCCCAAGTCGAGAAGTTGCATTTCaatcaaattcttcattttcttcttctttccttttcattttcacattgtcttaaaaaaaaattatatatcaaaataactctattttaaacttaaaaatttaataataatcgATTTAAcctttaatactattaaatattatttacatttaaatttaatgaaggctaaaattaaaaaattccactTCAATGAAACTTggcatattttttttcatacgtGTAAAAATCAGCTACACTGTTGGACAATGACAACATAATATTGGATGATTCCAataaagtataattaaaaattggaaattctttACAATCATACTCcattctaataaaataaattaaacacattattcataaagtaaaataaaaaaaagtgctTTTGGAGTCAAATAGAAATGAAATCAACCACCATCTTAGGTTTTGGGGTCAACTAGAATACATGGAAAATATATCATCAATTAATTAAGTTATTATTAAAGTGGTA includes the following:
- the LOC100260389 gene encoding probable serine/threonine-protein kinase PBL8 — protein: MGNCGSTEDNPVVSHAQVQQLHILSSLSVKDAAPNCGKKHSRSVSDLSDHHSTPRNLDDSGKNSLLYTHVIAFTLFELETITKSFRSDYILGEGGFGTVYKGYIDENVRVGLKSLPVAVKVLNKEGFQGHREWLTEVNFLGQLRHPNLVKLIGYCCEDDHRLLVYEFMFRGSLENHLFRKATVPLSWATRMMIALGAAKGLAFLHNAERPVIYRDFKTSNILLDSDYTAKLSDFGLAKAGPQGDETHVSTRVMGTYGYAAPEYVMTGHLTARSDVYSFGVVLLELLTGRKSVDKTRPSKEQSLVDWARPKLNDKRKLLQIIDPRLENQYSVRAAQKACSLAYYCLSQNPKARPLMSDVVETLEPLQDSSGGTSEVSSSTKNLSVGSGGPFAKAGMSDYRMQHRFANKVGAGAVCRSPNPNCSPGGPAACRVR